In one Musa acuminata AAA Group cultivar baxijiao chromosome BXJ2-5, Cavendish_Baxijiao_AAA, whole genome shotgun sequence genomic region, the following are encoded:
- the LOC103984651 gene encoding CBL-interacting protein kinase 9 isoform X1, with product MSGGGVGTRTRVGKYELGRTLGEGSFAKVKYARDVRTGNSFAIKILDKQQVLRHKMVEQIKREISTMKLIKHPNVVQIYEVMASKTKIYIVLEFVDGGELFDKVANHGKLKEDEARRYFQQLINAVDYCHSRGVYHRDLKPENLLLDSYGTLKVSDFGLSAFAPQIREDGLLHTTCGTPNYVAPEVLNDKGYDGTASDIWSCGVILFVLMAGYLPFDEPNLVTLYKKISKAEFLFPAWFSSGAKKLITRILDPNPHTRITISNILADEWFKKGYKPPYFEHGEDVSLDDIDAVFNNSEEHLVTEKKEKPESMNAFELISRSQGFNLGNLFEKQLGLVKRETRFTSQCPPNEIMSKIEEAAKPLGFNVRKHNYKMKLQGDKSGRKGHLSVATEVFEVAPSLHMVELRKTGGDTLEFHKFYKNFSSGLKDIVWKTETNS from the exons ATGAGCGGGGGAGGGGTGGGCACGCGGACCCGGGTGGGGAAGTACGAGCTAGGGAGGACTCTGGGCGAGGGCAGTTTCGCCAAGGTGAAGTACGCCCGCGACGTGCGGACCGGCAACAGCTTCGCCATCAAGATCCTCGACAAGCAGCAGGTCCTCCGACACAAGATGGTCGAACAG ATAAAACGAGAAATTTCTACCATGAAGCTGATCAAGCATCCAAATGTTGTTCAAATCTATGAG GTGATGGCTAGCAAGACAAAGATATACATTGTTCTTGAATTTGTTGATGGAGGCGAGCTCTTTGACAAAGTT GCCAATCATGGAAAGTTAAAAGAAGATGAGGCAAGAAGATACTTCCAGCAACTCATCAATGCAGTTGATTATTGCCATAGTAGAGGTGTATACCACAGAGATCTAAAG CCAGAAAATCTGCTTTTAGATTCTTATGGTACCCTAAAAGTTTCCGACTTTGGATTAAGTGCATTTGCACCACAGATACGG GAGGATGGGCTGTTACATACCACATGTGGAACCCCTAATTATGTTGCACCTGAG GTTCTCAATGATAAAGGTTATGATGGTACAGCCTCAGATATATGGTCTTGTGGTGTAATACTATTTGTCCTTATGGCTGGATACTTGCCCTTTGATGAGCCAAATCTCGTAACTTTATACAAGAAG atctctaaggcagaatttTTATTTCCAGCCTGGTTTTCTTCTGGTGCAAAGAAATTAATTACACGTATTCTAGACCCAAATCCTCATACT AGAATTacaatttcaaatattttagcagatGAATGGTTCAAGAAAGGATATAAGCCACCATATTTTGAACATGGCGAAGATGTGAGCCTTGATGATATTGATGCTGTCTTCAATAATTCAGAG GAACATCTTGtaacagaaaagaaagagaagccagaatCAATGAATGCATTTGAACTTATTTCCCGATCACAAGGTTTCAACCTGGGAAATTTGTTTGAAAAGCAGCTG GGTCTTGTCAAAAGGGAAACACGCTTTACTTCTCAGTGCCCTCCAAATGAAATTATGTCTAAGATAGAGGAAGCTGCTAAACCTCTAGGTTTTAATGTGCGCAAACACAATTACAAG ATGAAATTACAAGGTGACAAGTCGGGACGGAAAGGCCACCTATCAGTAGCCACAGAG GTTTTTGAGGTAGCTCCTTCTCTTCACATGGTTGAGCTTCGTAAAACTGGAGGTGACACACTGGAGTTTCACAAG TTCTACAAGAATTTTTCTTCGGGCCTGAAAGATATTGTCTGGAAGACTGAAACAAACTCTTAG
- the LOC103984651 gene encoding CBL-interacting protein kinase 9 isoform X2, with translation MSGGGVGTRTRVGKYELGRTLGEGSFAKVKYARDVRTGNSFAIKILDKQQVLRHKMVEQIKREISTMKLIKHPNVVQIYEVMASKTKIYIVLEFVDGGELFDKVANHGKLKEDEARRYFQQLINAVDYCHSRGVYHRDLKEDGLLHTTCGTPNYVAPEVLNDKGYDGTASDIWSCGVILFVLMAGYLPFDEPNLVTLYKKISKAEFLFPAWFSSGAKKLITRILDPNPHTRITISNILADEWFKKGYKPPYFEHGEDVSLDDIDAVFNNSEEHLVTEKKEKPESMNAFELISRSQGFNLGNLFEKQLGLVKRETRFTSQCPPNEIMSKIEEAAKPLGFNVRKHNYKMKLQGDKSGRKGHLSVATEVFEVAPSLHMVELRKTGGDTLEFHKFYKNFSSGLKDIVWKTETNS, from the exons ATGAGCGGGGGAGGGGTGGGCACGCGGACCCGGGTGGGGAAGTACGAGCTAGGGAGGACTCTGGGCGAGGGCAGTTTCGCCAAGGTGAAGTACGCCCGCGACGTGCGGACCGGCAACAGCTTCGCCATCAAGATCCTCGACAAGCAGCAGGTCCTCCGACACAAGATGGTCGAACAG ATAAAACGAGAAATTTCTACCATGAAGCTGATCAAGCATCCAAATGTTGTTCAAATCTATGAG GTGATGGCTAGCAAGACAAAGATATACATTGTTCTTGAATTTGTTGATGGAGGCGAGCTCTTTGACAAAGTT GCCAATCATGGAAAGTTAAAAGAAGATGAGGCAAGAAGATACTTCCAGCAACTCATCAATGCAGTTGATTATTGCCATAGTAGAGGTGTATACCACAGAGATCTAAAG GAGGATGGGCTGTTACATACCACATGTGGAACCCCTAATTATGTTGCACCTGAG GTTCTCAATGATAAAGGTTATGATGGTACAGCCTCAGATATATGGTCTTGTGGTGTAATACTATTTGTCCTTATGGCTGGATACTTGCCCTTTGATGAGCCAAATCTCGTAACTTTATACAAGAAG atctctaaggcagaatttTTATTTCCAGCCTGGTTTTCTTCTGGTGCAAAGAAATTAATTACACGTATTCTAGACCCAAATCCTCATACT AGAATTacaatttcaaatattttagcagatGAATGGTTCAAGAAAGGATATAAGCCACCATATTTTGAACATGGCGAAGATGTGAGCCTTGATGATATTGATGCTGTCTTCAATAATTCAGAG GAACATCTTGtaacagaaaagaaagagaagccagaatCAATGAATGCATTTGAACTTATTTCCCGATCACAAGGTTTCAACCTGGGAAATTTGTTTGAAAAGCAGCTG GGTCTTGTCAAAAGGGAAACACGCTTTACTTCTCAGTGCCCTCCAAATGAAATTATGTCTAAGATAGAGGAAGCTGCTAAACCTCTAGGTTTTAATGTGCGCAAACACAATTACAAG ATGAAATTACAAGGTGACAAGTCGGGACGGAAAGGCCACCTATCAGTAGCCACAGAG GTTTTTGAGGTAGCTCCTTCTCTTCACATGGTTGAGCTTCGTAAAACTGGAGGTGACACACTGGAGTTTCACAAG TTCTACAAGAATTTTTCTTCGGGCCTGAAAGATATTGTCTGGAAGACTGAAACAAACTCTTAG